The following proteins are encoded in a genomic region of Flammeovirga pectinis:
- a CDS encoding TolC family protein, whose amino-acid sequence MKKINYISIAVFMISIMTTQAQNSYLDQYISIALENHFGVQAAAQNIQVQAAGKKEIQGEGISSFDVMYGYGAMPIETKNGPINHKVSAGVMFPWFGTRNQKYEVVNQKVAIAEADKKGTENVVKYKVRALYFKLLQNSKDLVSASENVAILNSFESVAYTQYENSKGSMVDILRVQMEIEEAKNKVKTLQQDSLLLHQNFYLLLNKDIESVVLVDSISFFKEEASIDENPMLKSLEAMQNMYSEEIKAVQKSSAPQIKLSVDYSILGTVQGVSSDNSGKNAIMPMVGLSIPLFNAKKYSGKQEQLRLSNQEVALRKEDTKQQLQIEYLTAQNQYDDAKREFELISKQLIQIDQAIQIQQEAYSVANSQGNAFVELLRLQLQKLGFQFRQHNSKATELEALAKINYITGL is encoded by the coding sequence ATGAAAAAAATAAATTATATATCAATTGCAGTATTCATGATTTCGATTATGACTACACAAGCACAAAATTCATATTTAGATCAATATATTTCAATTGCTTTAGAAAATCATTTTGGTGTTCAAGCAGCGGCTCAAAATATACAAGTTCAAGCAGCAGGAAAAAAAGAAATACAAGGAGAAGGTATTTCTAGTTTTGATGTAATGTATGGTTATGGAGCAATGCCTATTGAGACTAAAAATGGGCCTATTAACCATAAAGTATCTGCAGGAGTGATGTTTCCTTGGTTTGGAACAAGAAATCAAAAATATGAAGTTGTCAACCAGAAAGTAGCCATTGCTGAAGCAGACAAAAAAGGAACAGAGAATGTTGTTAAATACAAAGTTCGAGCTCTTTATTTTAAGCTTCTTCAGAATTCAAAAGATTTGGTGTCTGCATCAGAAAATGTGGCAATCTTAAATTCTTTTGAGTCTGTTGCATATACTCAATATGAGAATTCAAAAGGTTCTATGGTAGATATTTTAAGGGTTCAGATGGAGATTGAAGAAGCCAAAAATAAAGTAAAAACACTCCAGCAAGATAGTCTCCTTTTACATCAGAATTTTTATTTATTACTTAATAAAGATATCGAATCTGTAGTATTAGTGGATAGTATCAGTTTCTTTAAAGAAGAGGCCTCTATTGATGAAAACCCAATGTTGAAGTCTTTAGAAGCGATGCAGAATATGTATTCGGAAGAGATTAAAGCGGTTCAAAAGTCTTCTGCTCCACAAATTAAATTATCTGTTGATTATAGTATTTTGGGTACTGTCCAAGGTGTTTCTTCAGACAACAGTGGTAAGAATGCAATTATGCCTATGGTTGGTCTTTCCATCCCACTTTTTAACGCTAAAAAATATTCTGGTAAACAAGAACAGCTTCGTTTAAGTAATCAAGAAGTAGCATTACGGAAGGAGGACACTAAACAACAATTACAAATTGAATATTTAACGGCACAGAATCAGTATGATGATGCTAAAAGAGAATTTGAACTCATCTCAAAACAATTGATTCAAATAGATCAGGCAATTCAGATTCAACAAGAAGCCTACTCAGTTGCAAATAGTCAGGGAAATGCTTTTGTAGAATTACTTCGTTTGCAATTACAAAAGTTAGGTTTTCAGTTTAGACAACATAATAGCAAAGCAACAGAACTAGAAGCTTTGGCAAAAATAAATTACATCACAGGATTATAA
- a CDS encoding efflux RND transporter periplasmic adaptor subunit, whose product MEKYIKSYGTLVIVFVVGVFMGWLFFGGESTSEEMSSTHHEHTEGTFYTCSMHPQIHQKDPGNCPLCGMKLIPESGDTSVDVNHITLSKSATALANIQTTSVLKSSPKKVLQMQGKIAVDERRTYAQASHIAGRIEKSYVNYIGEKIKKGQKLATLYSPQLVTAQREYFEAKKVKDSNPQLLRSAIEKLRLWKLSEKQIREIDKSGKVKTVFDIRADISGVITQLNVLEGDHVMQGKILYEVADLSRLWVKFDAYESDLAWVKVGDQISFTVTSYPGETFTTKVSFIDPFINPKTRVASVRGNVVNREHKLKPEMFVNGKIQAELPVNNEVIVVPKSSVMWTGPRSVVYVKVPNVDTPTFEMKEVVLGAELTNSYIIKKGLKDGDRVVTQGTYTVDAAAQLKGKPSMISQKIGVETEPTSTYEVSAQFAASFKKVYQNYLLVKDAFVASDDKRAEEFTITLQKSLNTISMHMLQGDAHMFWMKTSPNLKMNLNEMVKADNIDTRRRFFVQVSKELSDMIQRFGLSKNEKVYLMYCPMANDDMGASWLSNTKEVLNPYYGDMMLKCGEIKKEI is encoded by the coding sequence ATGGAAAAATATATAAAATCATACGGAACATTAGTTATCGTATTTGTAGTAGGCGTTTTTATGGGTTGGTTGTTTTTTGGAGGTGAAAGTACTTCAGAAGAAATGTCTTCAACACATCATGAACATACAGAAGGTACATTTTATACCTGTTCAATGCATCCTCAAATTCATCAAAAGGATCCAGGAAATTGCCCTTTATGTGGAATGAAGCTAATTCCAGAATCAGGTGATACGAGTGTAGATGTAAATCATATTACTTTATCGAAATCTGCTACAGCTTTAGCGAACATTCAAACTACTAGCGTTTTGAAATCATCACCTAAAAAAGTTTTACAAATGCAAGGTAAAATAGCGGTAGATGAACGAAGAACGTATGCACAAGCATCGCATATTGCAGGTAGAATTGAAAAAAGCTATGTGAACTATATTGGAGAAAAAATAAAAAAAGGTCAGAAGTTAGCAACTCTTTATTCACCACAATTGGTTACTGCACAAAGGGAGTATTTTGAAGCTAAAAAAGTAAAGGATTCTAACCCTCAATTACTGCGTTCTGCAATCGAAAAATTAAGGCTTTGGAAGTTATCTGAAAAGCAGATTCGAGAAATTGACAAATCTGGAAAAGTAAAAACAGTTTTTGATATAAGAGCAGATATTAGTGGCGTAATTACACAACTAAATGTGTTAGAAGGTGACCATGTAATGCAAGGCAAAATTCTTTATGAAGTGGCAGATTTATCTAGACTTTGGGTCAAATTTGATGCGTATGAAAGTGATCTGGCTTGGGTTAAAGTTGGCGATCAGATTTCATTTACTGTTACATCTTATCCTGGCGAAACATTCACCACAAAAGTATCATTTATAGATCCGTTTATTAACCCTAAAACAAGAGTTGCTTCTGTAAGAGGAAATGTAGTAAATAGAGAGCATAAATTAAAGCCTGAAATGTTTGTAAATGGAAAAATTCAGGCAGAACTACCTGTTAATAATGAAGTGATTGTAGTCCCTAAGTCTTCTGTAATGTGGACTGGTCCACGCTCTGTTGTATATGTTAAAGTTCCTAACGTAGATACACCAACATTTGAAATGAAAGAGGTTGTTCTTGGGGCAGAATTAACCAATTCTTATATAATCAAAAAAGGTTTAAAAGATGGAGATAGGGTGGTAACTCAAGGTACATACACTGTAGACGCTGCTGCCCAATTGAAAGGTAAACCAAGTATGATAAGTCAAAAGATTGGAGTTGAAACAGAACCAACTTCTACTTATGAAGTGAGTGCTCAATTTGCAGCATCCTTTAAGAAGGTATATCAAAATTATTTACTTGTAAAAGATGCTTTTGTTGCTAGTGATGATAAACGTGCTGAAGAATTCACAATCACTTTACAAAAAAGTTTAAATACAATTTCTATGCATATGTTACAAGGTGATGCACATATGTTTTGGATGAAGACATCTCCCAATCTCAAAATGAATTTAAATGAGATGGTAAAAGCAGACAATATTGATACACGGAGAAGGTTTTTTGTTCAAGTATCAAAAGAGTTATCTGATATGATTCAACGATTTGGATTATCTAAAAATGAGAAGGTTTATCTAATGTATTGTCCAATGGCTAATGACGACATGGGTGCATCTTGGTTGTCAAATACAAAGGAGGTTCTTAACCCTTATTATGGTGATATGATGCTGAAATGTGGGGAAATTAAAAAAGAAATATAA